CTTTTTATTACCCGGTTAGACTCGTTGTCTTTTTCCGTACAGTCTTTCCGGTCCTCTTCCTTAATCCGGTCATGCAGTTCCAGCGTCAGCAGACTTGATATAATGCTTAACCAAATGATGGTAATTTCAAGTTCGTCGGTCGAGGCCATACCAAATCCCCCTACAACACCCGCTTCATCCTATTTAATCTTATACATGGCGGCAAGGTTTCATGATTACATTAATACTTAGTAAGGCTTCGGCGCTGTTCTTTTACAATTCCCGTAACAATTATTCTTCCCTGCCCATCAATGGTAAACTCCACCAATGATCCCGCCAATTTTTCCACCTGCGGGTGAGCTTGCAGCCGGTCTGTCAAATAAACAGCTTCCTGATTGTCCGAACCGCACAGATACCGGTCGGACGGGCGATCCTGGAGATACGGTCCGGCAACCAGCAAGTCGGTAACCGCTAACAGTTGCGACCAGGCAGGATTGTCGCCGGCGGTCAGTTCAGCAAGAGTATAGCCGCTGAACGCCACCACCGTTAATCCCTTTGCGTGCAAA
This window of the Methylomusa anaerophila genome carries:
- a CDS encoding 4Fe-4S single cluster domain-containing protein, coding for MSRIRDLGARIINMAAFLPRSRVNGPGLRAVVWVQGCDRRCPGCFNQDMQPFTERELIGVRELADRILGINGIEGVTFSGGEPFEQAAALGELGKILHAKGLTVVAFSGYTLAELTAGDNPAWSQLLAVTDLLVAGPYLQDRPSDRYLCGSDNQEAVYLTDRLQAHPQVEKLAGSLVEFTIDGQGRIIVTGIVKEQRRSLTKY